From one Coffea eugenioides isolate CCC68of chromosome 11, Ceug_1.0, whole genome shotgun sequence genomic stretch:
- the LOC113752681 gene encoding RING-H2 finger protein ATL73-like has translation MITNGRLKLTSMIKSLELITDWIIYPALLAFFCTIAIFSAFYITLGIKSAFDKLFAVVCERWHLGNNGATPPAPSPSVTANVQRKEVEEAVKVLEIIPAPATYKRNRNHSIVSCAICLEDLKDGELCQALPDCQHAFHSSCIKPWLIKRPNCPICRQSLPIV, from the exons ATGATCACAAATGGGAGGTTAAAACTTACAAG CATGATTAAATCCCTTGAGTTGATAACAGACTGGATCATCTACCCAGCCCTTTTGGCATTCTTCTGTACCATCGCCATTTTCAGCGCCTTTTACATAACTCTTGGAATCAAATCGGCTTTCGACAAACTCTTCGCTGTCGTGTGCGAGAGGTGGCATCTGGGCAACAATGGAGCAACACCGCCAGCGCCGTCGCCGTCTGTGACCGCTAATGTTCAAAGGAAGGAGGTGGAGGAGGCCGTGAAGGTCTTGGAGATTATCCCAGCCCCTGCAACGTACAAGAGAAACCGAAACCATTCAATAGTTAGCTGTGCAATTTGCTTGGAAGATTTGAAGGATGGAGAATTATGCCAGGCTCTTCCTGATTGTcaacatgcattccattcatcttGTATCAAACCTTGGCTAATCAAGAGGCCTAATTGTCCCATTTGTCGCCAGTCTCTACCAATCGTTTGA
- the LOC113751231 gene encoding paired amphipathic helix protein Sin3-like 3, whose protein sequence is MKRSRDDTYTSSQLKRPMMSSRAEPSGQSQLMGGSGAQKLTTNDALAYLKAVKDIFQDRRDKYDEFLEVMKDFKAQRTDTSGVISRVKELFKGHRDLILGFNTFLPKGYEIILPPENEPPPLKKPVEFEEAISFVNKIKTRFQGDDHVYKSFLDILNMYRKENKKITEVYEEVAALFRDHSDLLVEFTHFLPETQAAASARNAQLGRNSSLRRDDRGSPMTMARPMHFDKKPSSAYGDYDPSVDRPDRDPEKVLMRSDKELRRRFKEEEKRREGRELREQEYDARDLDDGTHHFSHRRKSGLKEDSDGAYYHQGMQGQALAFREKVKERLLNSDYYREFLRCLHNYGNEIITKSQLENQVANLLEGHPDLMEEFNEFVARDKTGSLWNDGQISRSVKVEDRERDREWDREERDKDHSNRERDRSDRGLAFGFKDVAGPRISSYASKDKFLAKPIQELDLSNCERCTPSYRLLPKNYPIPSASHRTEIGAQVLNDHWVSVTSGSEDYSFKHMRKNQYEESLFRCEDDRFELDMLIESVNTTTKRVEDLLDKMNDDSSPICVEDHFTALNLRCIERLYGDHGLDVMDVLRKNAPLALPVILTRLKQKQEEWAKCRSDFNKVWAEIYAKNYHKSLDHRSFYFKQQDTKSLSTKALLAEIREIFDKRSQEDDMLLSTISGRRQPLVPHLEFEYPDPDIHEDLYQLIKYSCGEVCTSEQLDKVMKIWTTFLEPMLGVRSRPQREDTEIVRKASNCSVRTITNTVCGSDGSPPGSASVIDCKQSDASKIAEESIPSERSTSRNGGNEVKDDDSHDAAHKSDSLGNASPPAKICNDGIVADEFSEISKLASLGEQLTSSSADGHERANAENASGSCATPGKPGDVTAEIELQMRASNESQNADCTQPESSSAVTAPEGIKIQKFQEESVAHFKMEREEGELSPTGDFEEDNFAECKEVERDAKVNAHKTQHQDVTGGGETCGGDAVGENDADGDDEGEESARRSSEDSENASGNGDVSASESADGEECSPEEPDEDGENDANDNKAESEGEAEGIADAHDVEGDGAVLPHSERFLQAAKPLTKLIPPGSPEGDKGSQIFYGNDSFYVLFRLHHILYERIHKAKLHSSSAENKWRVSNDTNPTDSYARFMNALYSLLDGSADNTKFEDDCRAIIGTQSYLLFTLDKLIYKLVKQLQTIATEEMNNKLLQLQAYERSRKPGKFVDCYYNENVRIFLNDENIYRIECSSVPTRLSIQLMDCSFDKPDSNAVSMDPNFAAYLTEFLSVVVPERKVNPGLYLRRNKRKYMHLDENDAFMEASKGLVMRNGLECKINCNTSKVFYVLDTEDLLLRRRKKRRISHENGSCNGHAKSSNGFFNKIWDKLLFSQYAVLQE, encoded by the exons ATGAAGCGGTCAAGAGATGATACGTATACGAGTTCTCAACTTAAGCGCCCTATGATGTCTTCTCGGGCTGAACC CTCTGGGCAATCACAATTGATGGGCGGAAGTGGCGCACAGAAGCTAACGACTAATGATGCATTGGCATATCTCAAGGCTGTAAAGGACATCTTTCAAGACAGACGAGACAAATATGATGAGTTTCTTGAAGTCATGAAGGATTTTAAAGCTCAAAG GACTGACACATCCGGTGTCATATCGAGAGTGAAGGAATTATTTAAAGGACACAGAGACCTGATTTTGGGTTTCAATACCTTTTTACCAAAGGGATATGAAATTATCCTTCCACCTGAGAATGAACCACCTCCTTTGAAGAAGCCGGTTGAATTTGAAGAAGCAATCAGTTTTGTGAACAAAATTAAG actagaTTTCAAGGTGATGACCATGTGTATAAATCTTTTCTTGACATTTTGAATATGTACAGAAAGGAGAATAAAAAAATCACAGAGGTTTATGAGGAG GTTGCTGCTCTTTTTCGTGACCACAGTGACCTTCTTGTTGAGTTCACTCATTTTTTACCTGAGACCCAAGCTGCAGCATCTGCCCGTAATGCTCAGCTTGGTCGGAATTCTTCCCTGCGTCGTGATGACAGAGGCTCTCCCATGACAATGGCAAGGCCTATGCATTTTGATAAG AAACCTTCTTCAGCATATGGGGACTATGACCCAAGTGTTGATCGACCGGATCGGGATCCTGAGAAAGTACTGATGCGATCTGACAAGGAGCTGAGGAGGCGTTTCAAAGAAGAGGAGAAGAGACGAGAAGGCAGAGAGCTAAGAGAACAAGAGTATGATGCTAGGGATTTAGATGATGGGACACATCATTTTTCTCACAGGAGGAAATCTGGTCTCAAGGAAGATTCTGATGGCGCTTACTATCATCAAG GCATGCAAGGCCAAGCGCTTGCTTTCCGTGAGAAGGTGAAGGAGAGATTACTGAATTCTGATTATTACCGGGAATTTTTGAGGTGCCTTCACAACTACGGCAATGAAATAATCACAAAATCCCAGTTGGAAAATCAG GTGGCTAATTTGCTTGAAGGACATCCAGACCTTATGGAAGAATTCAATGAATTTGTAGCTCGTGATAAAACTG GATCCTTGTGGAATGATGGACAAATTTCTAGATCAGTGAAGGTAGAGGATAGAGAAAGAGACAGAGAATGGGACAGGGAAGAGAGAGATAAAGATCATAGTAATAGAGAAAGGGACAGATCTGACAGAGGGTTGGCCTTTGGTTTTAAAGATGTTGCTGGGCCCAGGATCTCCTCATATGCAAGCAAGGATAAGTTTTTGGCAAAACCAATTCAAGAACTTGACCTTTCTAACTGTGAGCGCTGCACTCCCAGTTATCGACTTCTTCCAAAGAAT TATCCAATTCCTTCAGCAAGCCACAGAACTGAAATTGGCGCTCAAGTACTAAATGATCATTGGGTATCTGTCACTTCTGGAAGTGAGGATTACTCTTTCAAACACATGCGCAAGAACCAATACGAGGAAAGCTTGTTCCGTTGTGAAGATGACCG GTTTGAATTGGATATGTTGATAGAGTCGGTGAATACAACAACAAAACGTGTTGAAGATTTGTTAGACAAGATGAATGATGACTCGAGTCCAATTTGTGTTGAAGACCACTTTACTG CTCTAAATCTTAGGTGCATTGAACGTCTGTATGGTGACCATGGGCTTGACGTGATGGATGTGCTGAGGAAGAATGCCCCTCTTGCATTGCCAGTTATATTAACTCgcttaaaacaaaaacaagaggaGTGGGCAAAGTGTCGTTCTGACTTTAACAAAGTATGGGCTGAAATCTATGCGAAGAACTATCATAAATCACTTGATCATCGCAGCTTCTATTTTAAACAGCAGGACACGAAAAGCTTGAGCACTAAAG CACTATTAGCTGAGATCAGAGAAATTTTTGATAAAAGGAGCCAAGAAGATGATATGCTGTTGTCTACAATTTCTGGAAGGAGACAGCCTTTAGTTCCTCACTTGGAATTTGAGTATCCTGATCCTGATATCCATGAAGACCTATATCAACTGATCAAATATTCTTGTGGGGAAGTTTGTACCTCCGAACAGTTGGATAAAGTTATGAAGATTTGGACTACTTTCCTGGAACCAATGCTTGGTGTTCGCTCCAGGCCTCAGCGTGAGGACACTGAGATTGTTCGAAAGGCTAGCAATTGTTCTGTTAGAACTATTACCAATACTGTTTGTGGGAGTGATGGTAGTCCTCCTGGCAGTGCATCTGTCATTGATTGCAAACAGTCAGATGCTTCTAAAATTGCAGAGGAAAGTATTCCCTCTGAACGCTCAACTTCAAGAAATGGTGGTAATGAAGTTAAAGATGATGACTCACATGATGCAGCACATAAGAGTGACAGTTTAGGCAATGCTTCACCACCTGCAAAGATCTGCAATGATGGCATTGTGGCAGATGAATTTTCTGAGATCAGCAAGCTAGCTTCTCTTGGCGAGCAGCTAACTAGTTCTAGTGCTGATGGACATGAAAGAGCTAATGCAGAAAATGCTTCGG GATCCTGTGCTACTCCTGGCAAACCTGGTGATGTCACTGCTGAAATTGAGCTTCAGATGAGAGCTAGTAATGAATCTCAG AATGCTGATTGTACCCAACCTGAGTCATCTTCAGCTGTTACTGCTCCAGAAGGCATcaaaattcagaaattccaagaaGAATCTGTAGCCCACTTCAAAATGGAGAGAGAGGAAGGGGAATTATCTCCTACTGGTGATTTTGAGGAGGATAATTTTGCAGAATGTAAAGAGGTGGAACGTGATGCAAAGGTTAATGCTCATAAGACGCAGCATCAGGATGTAACTGGAGGAGGAGAAACTTGTGGCGGAGATGCAGTAGGAGAAAATGATGCCGATGGTGATGATGAAGGTGAAGAAAGTGCTCGTAGGTCATCAGAGGACAGTGAGAACGCTTCTGGAAATGGTGATGTTTCAGCAAGTGAATCTGCTGATGGAGAGGAGTGCTCTCCTGAAGAGCCTGATGAAGATGGAGAGAATGATGCAAATGATAACAAGGCTGAAAGTGAGGGTGAGGCAGAAGGAATAGCAGATGCTCATGATGTTGAAGGGGATGGAGCTGTTTTGCCACACTCAGAACGATTTCTGCAGGCAGCTAAGCCTCTAACAAAGTTAATTCCTCCAGGATCACCTGAAGGGGATAAGGGTTCTCAGATCTTCTACGGGAATGATTCCTTCTATGTGCTTTTCAGGCTTCACCAC ATACTGTATGAAAGAATACACAAGGCAAAGTTGCATTCTTCTTCTGCTGAAAATAAATGGAGGGTTTCAAATGATACAAATCCAACAGACTCCTATGCTAG GTTTATGAATGCTCTTTACAGTTTACTAGATGGTTCTGCTGATAATACCAAGTTTGAGGATGACTGCCGGGCTATTATTGGAACTCAATCTTATCTTCTTTTTACATTGGACAAGCTTATATATAAACTTGTCAAACAA CTACAAACTATTGCAACCGAGGAGATGAACAACAAACTTCTTCAACTACAAGCATACGAGAGATCAAGAAAACCGGGAAAATTTGTTGATTGCTACTACAATGAAAACGTCCGCATCTTTCTTAATGATGAGAACATTTATCGAATAGAATGT TCATCTGTGCCAACAAGATTGTCTATACAGCTCATGGACTGTTCGTTTGATAAACCAGATTCAAATGCTGTTTCTATGGATCCAAACTTTGCAGCTTATCTGACAGAGTTTCTGTCTGTTGTTGTTCCTGAGAGAAAGGTCAATCCTGGGTTGTACTTGAGAAG AAATAAGCGGAAATATATGCATTTAGATGAAAATGATGCTTTCATGGAGGCTAGTAAGGGACTTGTGATGCGTAATGGTCTGGAGTGTAAGATTAATTGCAACACATCAAAG GTATTTTATGTTTTAGACACTGAAGACCTTTTGTtaaggaggaggaagaagaggagAATTTCGCATGAGAATGGCTCATGCAATGGGCATGCAAAGTCTTCAAATggttttttcaataaaatttgggacaaattgctGTTTAGTCAATATGCAGTTCTGCAGGAGTAA